The following coding sequences lie in one Apium graveolens cultivar Ventura chromosome 1, ASM990537v1, whole genome shotgun sequence genomic window:
- the LOC141710573 gene encoding secreted RxLR effector protein 161-like: MYAVGLVRRYMEKPKQDHFMEAKRILRYIKGILDHGLFYTHSQDSKLVGYSDSDYGGDLDDGKSTSGYAFHIGSTIFLWSSKKLQTVALSTCEVEYMAAATCACQAMWLGYILGELNLAKKGPVKIYVDNKSIISLGKNPVSHSRSEHINIKYHFIREQMNDKIVELVNCNTEENLADIFTKPLKPDMFRKMKKKLGI; the protein is encoded by the coding sequence atgtatgcagtTGGATTGGTTAGAAGGTACATGGAGAAACCGAAGCAAGATCATTTCATGGAAGCTAAAAGAATCTTGAGGTACATAAAAGGAATACTTGATCATGGTTTGTTTTACACGCATTCTCAAGATTCGAAATTAGTTGGTTATTCAGATAGTGATTACGGTGGTGACTTGGATGACGGGAAAAGCACTTCAGGCTATGCTTTTCATATTGGTTCAACGATATTTTTGTGGTCATCAAAAAAGCTGCAGACAGTTGCCCTATCAACATGTGAGGTGGAGTACATGGCAGCAGCAACATGTGCATGTCAGGCTATGTGGCTAGGCTACATATTGGGCGAGTTAAATCTTGCGAAGAAAGGTCCGGTTAAAATTTATGTGGATAATAAATCCATAATTTCTCTAGGAAAAAATCCAGTATCACACAGTCGGAGCGAGCACATCAATATCAAATATCACTTCATTCGAGAACAGATGAATGATAAAATCGTGGAGTTAGTGAATTGCAACACAGAAGAAAATTTAGCGGATATATTTACAAAACCGTTGAAGCCGGACATGTTTCGTAAAATGAAAAAGAAGCTCGGAATATAA